Sequence from the Deltaproteobacteria bacterium genome:
CGAGATCAGCCAGAAAAGTGTGCTCATCACGGATCTGTGCCTCACTCCAACGGCCAGGGCGATAAAACTTAGCGATCAGAAAGCGCTCTGACGGGCTGGCCGGAGTGTGATCAAGCTCAATCTCTAGTTCATAGACGCGGTTCTCCATGCTATTGAGAGCCATGGCGCGGCCGGTGCATCGCAGGCCAGTGGACGACTCTACGGCGTCGAGAATGCGGTCCGGTGTGAGTTGATAAAAATACTGGGTGTGTGCATCGCCCCAAGCTGATTTTGTTTGGTTAGCTGCGCCCTTATCCTGGGTAGTGGGTTGTCGGGATTGGGGCATGAGTGAGCGTCCTTGTAACTCTAGGGCTAAGCTTGCGCGAGCCCTCAAACTTGTGGCTGTCGGAGCTGGCGGCTAGAATGAGTGCAGGCCTCCAGGCTCCCCCAACATAGCAAGAGCATGACTATGAGAAAAATGACAATCTTCGCCGTGATCCTACAACTGTCCGTCATGGCGGGGGGGCTTGGCTGTAAACATGGGCGCGACAGAGGCGACGGCAGCTCCGCACTGCTAGGTGCCCAAGGAGTTGTCCAATTTGGCAGTCAATCTCAGTTTTTCTTTGGTCTGGCCACGGCACCAGCCCACGTCGAGGATCAGCTAGACGACAGCTGGCTAGCCTTTGCGCGCAGTGGACGCGTCGCGGCCTGGCAAAATCAGGCACAGCCAGACCGGCGCCTCGATTTTTGGTCCAATCCGGCTATGGAAATTGACCTGGCAGCTGCCACAGGAGTGGAGGTTTTTCGCCTCGGTGTGGACTGGGGGCGGCTCGTTCCCCGCCATGGTGACAAGATCGATGCAGCATCACTCGAGCGTTATCATGACATCGTTGCCATGATTCGAGCCAAAAAGATGCGGGTGATGCTCACCCTTTTTCATCATAGCCTGCCGCCTTGGGCCATCGAAATGGGAGGTTGGGGCAAGCCCGAGGTGCGTGACGCTTTTGTCGCATTCGGCAAGGCTATGGTCGATGAGTTCGGTCCCAGTGTCGACTACTGGGTGACCTTTAACGAACCGTCTGTATTCGCCTTATTGTCTAATGTTGCGGGTATTTGGCCTGGTGGTAAACCAAACCCTATGGCGATTCTACCGCTCCCAGGGGCTCTCAAGGGCGCTTATTTTAAAGCGATCGACAATATGACGGCGAGTCACCGAGAGTTGTATGACCACATCCATAGCGTTGGTGCCAAGGCCGCGCGTCGTCCGATCGTTGGTATTGCCCAGCACATTGGGCATCATGTGGCGGCTGGCAAACTCGATATTGCTTCGGCCACCTTTGCTCGCCAAACCGTCAATTACGGTTTCCTGGATGCTGTCATCTCTCATGTGGACTTTATCGGCCTCAATTACTACGGCGCCGAGATTGTTAAGGGTAGTGGAACCGTGGTGGATCCCAGATTTGAATATAGCGAGTCTGGACGCGTTATAGATCCGCAAGGCATGTATTTGACACTGAGTAAGATCCATCAGCGCTACAATGTCGATTTCGTCAATCGCCCTGCAGGTAAAGTATTGCCACTGATCATTACGGAAAATGGCATCTCCGATGCATCGGACATCCTGCGACCAGCGTACCTCACGGAACATCTGCGCGCCATTAAGGCCGTGATGGACGACGGTGTGCCTGTGCTCGGGTATATATTTTGGACTATTTCGGATAACTGGGAGTGGGCGGACGGCTACTGTCCTAAGTTTGGTTTAGTAGCTGTGGATCGAGCGGCTAATTTAAAGCGCACCAAGAGGCCGTCGTTTGATCTATTTACCTCTATCGTAAAGCGTGGTGGATTTAGTAGTGGCGACGCTGACGCAGCTTGGCAGCTCGTCAAAGATCATGTAGGAAAGCCGCGACCCTTCTGCCGTAGTACTGATGGCATTACCTCTATGAATGAGCCGTACGACCGCTTGGTCGTTGATCGGGACTGGCGCTTTTCTAAGGATAAACCTCTAAGTCAAGAAGACGGCGGTCCGTATGAGCCTTGGGATCCCGATATCGATGCGACACTAAAGCCCGTAAAGAGCACCTTTAAACAGGTAGGTACAGGATTTAAATCGCTGCTGAGCTCTATCCGCAACTTTTCCTGGCTGGGAATCAAGGCCGAGGACTCTGAGGGTGTAACCTTTGAGCTGCCACTTGACACTAATGTCGTTTGCGAAACGCCGCTAGGCTCATCGACGTTGATCGTATCGTTTCCGCATGCGTTCAAGGTGCAAGACATGCGCGAGGTGAACGGCGCATGGATATCACTCACTCAGGGTATAGACGTCTACCTGCGCAGGGATAAGCTGGAAAGAGTTGCAGTTGAGCGTGTTTACCTTGGCGAGTCGACCTTTAATATTGAAGGGACAGTAGGTAGTGAGGCGATCAAAAAGACCGTGAACCTCGCGGCACCTCAACCATGGTCGAGGTGCTCGAGTCGTGAGGACTAAACACGGAGAGCAGGGTGATTAGCCTTCGATCTTTTCGATGATGAGATCGATCAGACCTTCGGGAGCGTTGAAGAACTCCCGCATGTTGTAGGTCTCAACGAACCACTGCCCGATACTGTCCTTCTCACCCTTTTTGGCCTTGGCGACGATCTTGTCGTAGGTCGAGGTGAGTTCCACTAAGCGCCGGGTCACCCCGGCCGAGGCCGGCTCATTAGCAGGATACTTTTCTCTCAAATAACGTAGCACCAGATAGACGACCACAGGGTCGCATTTGTCCGCGACATTGAAGGCGTCAGCAGACGTAAGGGTGCCATTTTCTAGACCGGCTAGGAGCCTTAGGCTCTCGCGTTTTTCCTGTTCAAAGCTCATTGTCGGCCTCCGTTAAGGGTGACTCAAATTAGTTGTGATCGTCGCAGTAAAGCATCTGGATCCGGGGCTCTGCCGCGGAACGCTTTGTACAGTGTCATAGGGTGGTCGCTGCCGCCGCGCTCAAGAATGTGACGACGGAAAAGGTCGGCTATCTCACGATCAAAGACGCCGCGCTCCTCGAACAGTTCAAAGGCGTCAGCATCTAAAACCTCAGCCCACTTATAGCCGTAGTAACCAGCAGCGTAGCCACCGGCAAAAATGTGCTCAAAGGCCGACGATATATTGGTCCCTTGAATGTTGGGTAATAAATCCGTGGGTGCCACTGCCGCGCGCTCAAAAGTTGCGACATCGACATCGCCTTCCGGTGGATCAGCGTGCCAAGCCATGTCAAGGTAACCAAATCGTAGCTGCCGCATCATCAAATAGGCTGCGTGGAAATTTTCGCCGTCGATAATCTTTTGCACCATCTCAGGCGGTAGCAGCTCTCCGGTCTCGTAGTGCGTCGCGAACAGAGCGAGACCGTCTTTATGCCGGGCCCAATTTTCGAGGATTTGCGACGGTAGTTCGACAAAATCTCTGTAAACGTTGGTGCAAGCTAAACTGCGATACTCGCAATCCGACAGCAGCGAATGGAGTGCATGACCAAACTCGTGAAAAAGTGTGGTCACCTCCTGAAACGTCAGTAGTGATGGTTTAGTCGGCGTTGGTTTAGTGAAATTGCAGACGATACTAACGTGCGGACGGTGATTGATCTCGCCGGACTTAAACTGTGATTTAAAGCGCGTGCACCAGGCGCCACCGCTCTTTGTGCTGCGCGGAAAGAAATCGGTGTAAAAGAGTCCCATGTACGCACCGGTGTCGCGACGTCGTACCTCGTATACTTGGACGTCTTCGGCATAGACCGGTAGGTCCGTCACTGCACTAAACTCGAGGTCGAACAGGCGGCGCGCGTGTTCAAAGGCGCCGGCAAGTACGCGCTCTAGTTGAAAGTAGGGACGAGTCTCTTCGGCGTTGAGTTGAAATTTCTCTTCCTTGAGTTTAGCCGACCAATAGGCGTAATCCCAAGGTTGCAATTCCTCTTGGCAGCCTTTAGAGAGCATGAAAGCGCGAAGTTCCTGCATCTCACGGTCGGCGGCGGGTTTGGTCTTGCCAAGGAGTCGAGCGAGGAAGGTGCGGACGTTTTCTGGGCTCTCGGCCATCCGCTCCTCGGTCTGAAAGTGCGCGTGCGATTTGTAGCCCAGAAGTTTAGCCCGCTCACGACGTAGGGTGGCAATGCGTTTTAGCACAGCTTGATTATCATGGTCACCGCCGTAAGCTCGGGCATTAAACGCATACCAAATCGTGCGGCGTAGCTCGCGGTTAGCAGCATACTTAAGTAAAGGCAAGACACTGGGCGCGTGCAGCGTGAAAAGCCAAGCTCCTACCTGACCCTTTTCAACCGCTGCTGCCGCTGCGGCCTCCAGCGCTGAGTCTGGTAGGCCTGCGAGCTCAGTACGGTCAGTGATCACTAAAGTATAGGCATTGGTCGCCTTAAGCACATGCTCGGAGAATTTGGGGCCAAGGATTGAGAGCTCCTCGTCAAGCGCACGCAGTTTATCTTTATCGGCAGGACTGAGCATGGCTCCATTGCGACGGAAGCTGCGATAAGTCTTCTCGGCTAAAGTTTTTTGCTCAGTCGTCAGAGTCGACGGCAAGTGACGAAAGGCTGTCTCGACGCGTTGAAACAAAGCGCTGTCCAGATTGATGTCGCTCTCCAACTTGATCAACCGAGGCATGACTTGCGGAGCCAATGCCTGCATGGCCGCGTCGCCATGAGCTGATCGCAAATTTGAGTACACGTACGCAATGTCAAAGACCTTGGCCGTTGCAGCTTCAAGTGCGACAAAAGTGTTAGCGAAATTGGGGGTAGCAGTATCCGCCTTGATCGCATCGAGGCATTTCTTAGCCTCGATGATGGCATTATCCAAGGCCGGTAGATAATGGTCGACCTTGATATCGCCAAACGGAACAGCCCCGTGTCTTAAGCTAGAGGGCTGCAGTAGTGGGTTGGTGGACATGCGCAGTCACCCTATAAGAGTCGAAAACATTCCTAAGACTCTAGAGACCATCACCGCCGGTGTCAAAGCGAAAGGCTCAGCGATTGGCGGGATTTCCCTGGTTTCCCTGAAGTTGCAAAGGGGCGGGCCCGCGTAAATTGAGGCAGCAGCAGAGTCGGCCTACAACGGGTGTGCTCGCGAGCACGGGTGTGGCGGAGCATTCGCTGCCAAATTCGAGCTGCTGACTATCGGCAAACACTGTCCAGCCTCGGATGCAAGCTGCACCGACCGCAGCACGGCTGCATACGG
This genomic interval carries:
- a CDS encoding glycoside hydrolase family 1 protein, whose translation is MTMRKMTIFAVILQLSVMAGGLGCKHGRDRGDGSSALLGAQGVVQFGSQSQFFFGLATAPAHVEDQLDDSWLAFARSGRVAAWQNQAQPDRRLDFWSNPAMEIDLAAATGVEVFRLGVDWGRLVPRHGDKIDAASLERYHDIVAMIRAKKMRVMLTLFHHSLPPWAIEMGGWGKPEVRDAFVAFGKAMVDEFGPSVDYWVTFNEPSVFALLSNVAGIWPGGKPNPMAILPLPGALKGAYFKAIDNMTASHRELYDHIHSVGAKAARRPIVGIAQHIGHHVAAGKLDIASATFARQTVNYGFLDAVISHVDFIGLNYYGAEIVKGSGTVVDPRFEYSESGRVIDPQGMYLTLSKIHQRYNVDFVNRPAGKVLPLIITENGISDASDILRPAYLTEHLRAIKAVMDDGVPVLGYIFWTISDNWEWADGYCPKFGLVAVDRAANLKRTKRPSFDLFTSIVKRGGFSSGDADAAWQLVKDHVGKPRPFCRSTDGITSMNEPYDRLVVDRDWRFSKDKPLSQEDGGPYEPWDPDIDATLKPVKSTFKQVGTGFKSLLSSIRNFSWLGIKAEDSEGVTFELPLDTNVVCETPLGSSTLIVSFPHAFKVQDMREVNGAWISLTQGIDVYLRRDKLERVAVERVYLGESTFNIEGTVGSEAIKKTVNLAAPQPWSRCSSRED
- a CDS encoding M3 family metallopeptidase, yielding MSTNPLLQPSSLRHGAVPFGDIKVDHYLPALDNAIIEAKKCLDAIKADTATPNFANTFVALEAATAKVFDIAYVYSNLRSAHGDAAMQALAPQVMPRLIKLESDINLDSALFQRVETAFRHLPSTLTTEQKTLAEKTYRSFRRNGAMLSPADKDKLRALDEELSILGPKFSEHVLKATNAYTLVITDRTELAGLPDSALEAAAAAAVEKGQVGAWLFTLHAPSVLPLLKYAANRELRRTIWYAFNARAYGGDHDNQAVLKRIATLRRERAKLLGYKSHAHFQTEERMAESPENVRTFLARLLGKTKPAADREMQELRAFMLSKGCQEELQPWDYAYWSAKLKEEKFQLNAEETRPYFQLERVLAGAFEHARRLFDLEFSAVTDLPVYAEDVQVYEVRRRDTGAYMGLFYTDFFPRSTKSGGAWCTRFKSQFKSGEINHRPHVSIVCNFTKPTPTKPSLLTFQEVTTLFHEFGHALHSLLSDCEYRSLACTNVYRDFVELPSQILENWARHKDGLALFATHYETGELLPPEMVQKIIDGENFHAAYLMMRQLRFGYLDMAWHADPPEGDVDVATFERAAVAPTDLLPNIQGTNISSAFEHIFAGGYAAGYYGYKWAEVLDADAFELFEERGVFDREIADLFRRHILERGGSDHPMTLYKAFRGRAPDPDALLRRSQLI